Proteins encoded in a region of the Bombina bombina isolate aBomBom1 chromosome 12, aBomBom1.pri, whole genome shotgun sequence genome:
- the LOC128642668 gene encoding uncharacterized protein LOC128642668, giving the protein MTKCIVTGCQSKQVKKKPTGNISLHCFPRSPKRIRQWLKNTGQKFDDVENIIKTIMQPRTSINYRMCSEHFNLECFHMVGSRKKLKSDAIPTIFCNVQCVDKNIIENEDAIPSTSVILPHENVDTPLQEIDTSRYTDADDNSVAPDTPSWLTDHSYATAMSSVESYLSTQESINPIRSISDCVNKKRKCIEMTSSSNVQGQLSQIVNDPTLLISNKSSLTSSKSSITIQKKLRPILKKNINFQLSNEQIDESQFLIRRSPRLNQKKTQVEKKNMSTTTDAFIKYNSVGTWTGSIDFFMAEIDSYKKIFEEEEKNKDNLFTPEKIRQILKPSTSTPINVIESSLPLREILHSPIPQELSYNPEINIQEQIEQPIFNKSLDKDEHSLEESIIEKDQLDTSYVPSLNYSSSENESDIVDDSTKFVNERKFIVFESCLDELLKYLKCPYGGICSSTIEIMYKTITGSNISVHGECTSGHKLKVWESQPHVGKKPIEI; this is encoded by the exons ATGACTAAGTGTATAGTGACTGGTTGCCAATCAAAACAAGTTAAGAAGAAACCGACTGGAAACATAAGCCTCCACTGTTTCCCAAGATCACCAAAAAGAATTCGACAATGGCTAAAGAACACCGGACAAAAATTTGATGACgtggaaaatataataaaaacaataatgcaaCCAAGGACTTCGATAAACTATAGAATGTGTTCAGAACATTTTAATCTTGAATGTTTTCATATGGTGGGttcacgaaaaaaattaaaaagtgatgCTATACCAACAATTTTTTGTAATGTTCAATGTGTGGATAAAAATATCATAGAAAATGAAGATGCAATACCATCAACATCAGTGATACTTCCTCATGAAAATGTAGATACACCATTACAGGAAATTGATACATCTCGGTATACTGATGCTGATGACAATTCGGTTGCTCCTGATACTCCGTCTTGGTTGACTGATCATAGCTATGCTACAGCAATGTCTTCTGTGGAAAGCTATCTTTCAACACAAGAATCAATCAATCCAATACGTAGTATCAGTGACtgtgtaaataaaaaaaggaaatgtattgaAATGACTTCAAGTTCGAATGTTCAGGGACAATTATCTCAAATAGTTAATGATCCAACTCTTTTAATTTCCAATAAATCTTCATTAACATCTTCTAAGAGTAGTATTACTATTCAAAAAAAATTAAGgccaattcttaaaaaaaatataaattttcaatTGTCAAATGAACAAATTGATGAATCTCAATTTTTAATTAGAAGATCTCCAagactaaaccaaaaaaaaacacaagttgaaaaaaaaaatatgtcaaccACAACCGAcgcatttattaaatataatagtgTTGGAACATGGACTGGTAGTATTGATTTTTTTATGGCAGAGATAGACTCATACAAAAAGAtatttgaagaagaagaaaaaaataaagataatttattTACTCCAGAAAAAATTAGGCAGATATTGAAGCCCTCCACTTCTACTCCTATTAATGTTATCGAATCTAGTTTACCTTTGAGAGAAATATTACATTCTCCAATTCCACAAGAATTAAGTTATAATCCTGAAATCAATATTCAAGAACAAATTGAACAACCAATTTTCAATAAGAGTTTAGATAAGGATGAGCACTCTTTAGAAGAATCAATAATAGAAAAAGATCAGTTGGATACATCGTATGTTCCATCTCTAAATTATTCATCATCTGAAAACGAATCTGATATTGTTGACGATTCTACAAAATTTGTAAACGAACGTAAATTCATTGTTTTTGAATCTTGTTTAGATGAATTGTTGAAATATCTAAAGTGCCCATATGGAGGAATTTGTTCTTCAACTATTGAAATTATGTATAAAACCATTACAGGTTCTAATATTTCAGTACATGGAGAATGTACCAGTGGACATAAATTAAAAGTATGGGAAAGCCAACCACATGTTGGAAAAAAACCCATTG aAATTTAA